A section of the Oncorhynchus gorbuscha isolate QuinsamMale2020 ecotype Even-year linkage group LG06, OgorEven_v1.0, whole genome shotgun sequence genome encodes:
- the LOC124037229 gene encoding gamma-adducin-like, with protein sequence MSLVEIRHTVGSMTLSLSSTDSKERYFDRVDESDPEYVRSRNMSPEIQQDFNMMEQKKRVTQILQSPVFKDELEGLVQDQMTKGSNPTGLLALRQVADLIMASSMGGTGSFTSPLSTGMVAPVNDLYGEESPSFTKGEKQCRCKLASVYRLVDLFSWAHFTSSYVTVRVSKEQDHVLIIPQGLSFTEVTAGSLVKVNMIGDVVDQGSTHLEVDHSGFSPHAAVYSMRPDVRCIIHIHTSATAAVSSMKCGILPISQEALVLGDVAYFGYQGCLDDQEEKVEFQKALGPTAKVLVLRNHGLVALGETIEEAFHYIYHSQQACEIQVSALRCSAGVENLVLLDRERFKPLTHGVAAAGVTVDSEIKWKVGEAEFESLMRMLDNLGYRTGYTYHHPIVREKIRTKNDVEIPATVYTVPLQDSDLGQRNPFNFLVQKQQRERARWLNSPNSYLKVKVPERSLSGECSPRTKTMWMKSEETSNGTGTSIKIEDPNQFVPLNTNPTDVLEKRNRIRQQNTVDHMTPGPKSHLLAGIVVDTIPGPAFIIEDEEQMRSLPPNPFSELTEKVLEEYKSVVERRQFCQDDADITDADEMTTFDDSTISLSLSPLMSPAKEIIPNGKDYMEELEEKLNIKVSKLSISTTETVEISITSEKSGGDETPDSQTKSPKKKNKFRTPSFLKMNCKKEKAEA encoded by the exons ATGAGTTTGGTGGAGATCAGACATACGGTTGGGTCCATGACCCTGTCCTTATCCAGCACAGACTCCAAGGAGAGGTACTTTGACCGGGTGGACGAGAGTGACCCTGAGTACGTCCGCAGCAGGAACATGTCACCTGAAATACAGCAGGACTTCAACATGATGGAGCAAAAGAAGAGAGTCACTCAGATCCTACAGAGTCCA GTGTTTAAGGATGAGCTGGAAGGACTGGTCCAGGATCAGATGACTAAGGGCAGTAATCCAACAGGGCTGCTGGCTCTTAGGCAAGTAGCTGACCTGATCATGGCCAGTTCTATGGGAGGGACAGGCTCCTTCACATCTCCTCTCA GCACAGGGATGGTCGCCCCAGTCAATGACCTCTATGGGGAAGAGTCTCCATCCTTTACCAAAGGGGAGAAACAGTGTCGTTGTAAGCTAGCCAGTGTCTACAGACTGGTGGACCTTTTCAGCTGGGCCCATTTCACCAGCTCATACGTTACT GTCCGGGTTAGCAAAGAACAAGACCATGTTCTTATCATCCCACAAGGGCTCTCTTTCACCGAAGTGACGGCTGGCAGTCTG GTGAAAGTGAACATGATTGGTGATGTTGTCGACCAGGGATCCACCCACCTGGAGGTGGACCACTCTGGCTTCAGCCCTCACGCTGCTGTCTATTCCATGCGCCCTGACGTCAGGTGTATCATACACATCCACACCTCTGCCACTGCTGCT GTGTCCTCGATGAAATGTGGCATCCTGCCCATTTCCCAAGAGGCTCTGGTTCTGGGCGATGTTGCGTACTTCGGTTACCAAGGCTGTCTGGATGATCAAGAAGAGAAGGTGGAGTTCCAGAAAGCTCTAGGGCCCACTGCCAAG GTGCTTGTTCTGAGGAACCATGGCCTGGTTGCTCTGGGGGAGACGATAGAGGAGGCTTTCCACTACATTTACCACTCACAGCAGGCTTGTGAAATCCAG GTCAGTGCTCTGCGGTGCTCTGCAGGAGTAGAGAACCTGGTGCTCCTGGACAGGGAGAGGTTCAAGCCCCTGACCCATGGAGTGGCTGCTGCTGGGGTCACCGTGGACAGCGAAATCAAGTGGAAAGTGGGCGAGGCAGAGTTTGAGTCGCTCATGAGGATGCTGGACAACCTG GGTTACCGTACAGGCTATACGTACCACCACCCAATAGTGAGGGAAAAGATTCGGACCAAAAATGATGTGGAGATTCCTGCCACGGTCTACACTGTCCCCTTGCAGGACAGTGATCTGGGTCAGAGAAACCCCTTTAACTTCCTGGTgcagaaacagcagagggagagggcGCGCTGGCTCAACTCTCCCAACAGCTACCTGAAGGTCAAAGTGCCTGAACGCTCACTCAGTGGAGAGTGTAGCCCCAGAACCAAGACCATG TGGATGAAATCTGAAGAGACCAGCAATGGCACTGGCACCTCCATAAAGATCGAGGACCCCAACCAGTTTGTTCCCCTTAATACAAACCCCACTGATGTTCTGGAGAAGAGGAACCGG ATAAGGCAACAGAACACTGTTGATCACATGACTCCAGGACCGAAGTCCCATCTTCTAGCTGGCATCGTTGTGGACACCATACCAGGACCA gccTTTATCATTGAGGATGAGGAGCAGATGCGCTCTCTTCCTCCCAACCCCTTCAGTGAGCTGACAGAGAAGGTGCTAGAAGAGTACAAGAGCGTTGTGGAGCGAAGGCAGTTTTGCCAGGATG ATGCTGATATCACAGATGCAGATGAGATGACAACATTTGACGATTCCACCATCTCACTGTCCCTGTCTCCACTCATGTCTCCTGCCAAAG AGATCATACCCAATGGGAAAGATTATATGGAAGAACTGGAAGAGAAACTAAACATCAAAGTATCCAAGCTCAGTATAAGCACCACAGAAACGGTTGAAATATCCATAACCTCAGAAAAATCAGGGGGAGACGAGACCCCTGACAGCCAAACCAAGTCCCCCAAGAAGAAAAATAAGTTTCGCACTCCCTCCTTCCTTAAAATGAATTGTAAAAAGGAGAAGGCTGAGGCCTAG